In one Umezawaea sp. Da 62-37 genomic region, the following are encoded:
- a CDS encoding GNAT family N-acetyltransferase: MEIRTARPDELVLLQDVENASGEVFRTIGMPEIADDDPLPLDVLTHLQGLGRVWVVADPEPVAWIAVDEVDGCAHVEQVSVHPDRARRGIGRSLLDHVDGWARERGFPAVTLTTFRDVPWNGPYYERLGFAQVVKLTPGLAEVVEREAAHGLDPTTRTCLRRAVDPA, from the coding sequence ATGGAGATCCGCACCGCGCGCCCCGACGAGCTCGTCCTGCTCCAGGACGTCGAGAACGCCTCCGGCGAGGTGTTCCGGACGATCGGCATGCCGGAGATCGCCGACGACGACCCGCTGCCCCTGGACGTGCTGACCCACCTCCAGGGCCTCGGCCGGGTGTGGGTCGTGGCCGACCCGGAGCCCGTGGCGTGGATCGCCGTCGACGAGGTCGACGGGTGCGCGCACGTCGAGCAGGTGAGCGTCCACCCGGACCGCGCGCGGCGCGGCATCGGCCGGTCGCTGCTCGACCACGTGGACGGGTGGGCCCGCGAGCGCGGGTTCCCGGCGGTGACGCTGACCACGTTCCGGGACGTCCCGTGGAACGGGCCGTACTACGAACGACTGGGGTTCGCGCAGGTCGTTAAGCTGACACCGGGTCTGGCGGAGGTCGTCGAGCGGGAGGCGGCCCACGGTCTGGACCCGACAACCAGGACGTGCCTGCGCCGAGCCGTGGATCCGGCATGA
- a CDS encoding ATP-binding protein, which produces MCDDAVRPIKGDRGADVLNEPATPVAVELPAESGSCSRARRMVDEAITTWGLPEEFADDAALVVTELVSNGADHAEGPLRLTVSRTDDGVLIEVHDRSTALPVLRPVSPESPRGRGMIIVNALSKRWGVTPDAGGKTVWAELIVS; this is translated from the coding sequence ATGTGCGACGATGCGGTCCGGCCGATCAAGGGCGACCGGGGAGCGGATGTGCTGAACGAACCAGCGACACCCGTCGCCGTCGAGCTCCCGGCGGAGTCCGGTTCGTGCTCGCGCGCGCGGCGCATGGTCGACGAGGCGATCACGACCTGGGGACTCCCGGAGGAGTTCGCGGACGACGCGGCACTGGTGGTCACCGAACTGGTGTCCAACGGTGCGGACCACGCGGAAGGACCGCTGCGGCTCACGGTGAGCCGCACGGACGACGGCGTGCTCATCGAAGTGCACGACCGCTCCACAGCCCTGCCCGTGCTCAGACCGGTCAGCCCCGAGTCACCCCGCGGCCGCGGCATGATCATCGTGAACGCGCTGAGCAAGCGCTGGGGCGTCACCCCGGACGCCGGCGGCAAAACCGTGTGGGCCGAGCTGATCGTCTCCTAG
- a CDS encoding wax ester/triacylglycerol synthase family O-acyltransferase produces the protein MTTEQLSPLDVAFLCLEDDQNPMHLGAVATFAPHHPVHPARIVALLCERAQEVPVLRRRTRVSWLPLGGATWVDDPRFSVEDHVAGHHLRGHGGEDRFAELVSALMAQPLDMTRPPWELHVVTGLTGGRFAVVVKLHHALCDGMKAIGLGVRLLDDLGRDLPVARRPEPEPIRLSTSVVDLVKGFAHTAAIASAVLRSARTPITRSPVLTRSSRPRQVVMARLGLDEVQRVRKQHGGTVNDVLLALMTGALRQWLVAHDSAAEGTTVRALIPVSQRARDPRGASGNRISGFLCELPVGESDARERLRVVREDMDRNKAAGPGRGPGALPLLADRIPAAVHRLATPFAGRCAPLLFDAVVTSVRLPALPLALDGAELKEMYPVAPVAAGHAVGIALSVYRNGVHICLHTNQPWISGSRWLLAALRRELGALDVPGGREVLKVREVPKARDVVKARVDRA, from the coding sequence ATGACGACCGAACAGCTGAGCCCGCTTGACGTCGCCTTCCTCTGCCTGGAGGACGACCAGAACCCGATGCACCTCGGCGCGGTCGCGACGTTCGCGCCGCACCACCCGGTGCATCCCGCGCGCATCGTGGCGCTGCTGTGCGAACGCGCGCAGGAGGTGCCCGTGCTGCGCAGGCGGACCAGGGTCTCCTGGCTGCCGCTGGGCGGAGCGACCTGGGTGGACGACCCCCGCTTCAGCGTCGAGGACCACGTCGCGGGCCACCACCTGCGGGGCCACGGCGGTGAGGACCGGTTCGCCGAACTCGTGTCCGCGCTCATGGCGCAGCCGTTGGACATGACCAGGCCGCCGTGGGAGCTGCACGTCGTCACCGGCTTGACCGGCGGCCGTTTCGCGGTCGTCGTGAAGCTGCACCACGCGCTGTGCGACGGCATGAAGGCCATCGGGCTCGGAGTGCGGCTGCTCGACGACCTCGGCCGGGACCTGCCGGTCGCGCGGCGGCCCGAACCCGAGCCCATCCGGTTGTCGACGTCCGTGGTGGACCTGGTGAAGGGATTCGCGCACACGGCCGCGATCGCCTCCGCGGTGCTGCGCAGCGCCCGCACGCCGATCACCCGTTCCCCGGTGCTGACCCGCTCGTCACGGCCCCGTCAGGTGGTCATGGCGCGGCTGGGGCTCGACGAGGTGCAACGGGTGCGCAAGCAGCACGGCGGGACGGTGAACGACGTGCTGCTGGCCCTGATGACCGGGGCGCTGCGGCAGTGGCTGGTGGCGCACGACAGCGCGGCCGAGGGCACGACCGTGCGGGCGTTGATCCCGGTCAGCCAGCGGGCGCGCGATCCTCGCGGGGCTTCGGGGAACCGGATCTCGGGTTTCCTGTGCGAGCTGCCCGTGGGCGAGTCGGACGCGCGTGAACGCTTGCGGGTCGTGCGCGAGGACATGGACCGGAACAAGGCGGCGGGGCCGGGGCGGGGGCCGGGGGCGCTGCCGTTGCTGGCCGACCGGATCCCGGCCGCGGTGCACCGCCTGGCCACGCCGTTCGCCGGCCGGTGCGCGCCGTTGCTGTTCGACGCCGTGGTGACGAGCGTCCGCCTGCCCGCGCTGCCGTTGGCGTTGGACGGGGCGGAGTTGAAGGAGATGTACCCGGTGGCGCCGGTGGCGGCCGGGCACGCGGTGGGGATCGCGTTGTCGGTGTACCGCAACGGGGTGCACATCTGCCTGCACACGAACCAGCCGTGGATCTCCGGGTCGCGGTGGCTGCTCGCGGCGCTGCGGCGGGAGTTGGGGGCGCTTGACGTGCCGGGGGGGCGTGAGGTGTTGAAGGTGCGTGAGGTGCCGAAGGCGCGTGATGTGGTGAAGGCGCGTGTAGATCGGGCATAG
- a CDS encoding STAS domain-containing protein: protein MMTLAVETDRSGRVVVSVKGEIDQTAAVKLLHKLDRLVAEGRSRIVLDMSEVRFCGAQALSALVRTRARADRAGGWLRLAGTPPHVRKVIAVTDLDRLLPNHEDVAAALLGRRSPAGTAK from the coding sequence ATGATGACGCTCGCGGTCGAGACCGACCGTTCGGGCCGCGTGGTGGTGTCGGTGAAGGGCGAGATCGACCAGACCGCCGCCGTCAAGCTGCTGCACAAGCTGGACCGCCTGGTCGCCGAGGGCCGGTCGAGGATCGTGCTGGACATGTCCGAGGTGCGGTTCTGCGGCGCGCAGGCGTTGAGCGCGCTGGTGCGCACGCGGGCGCGGGCCGACCGCGCGGGCGGCTGGCTGCGCCTGGCGGGCACGCCGCCGCACGTGCGCAAGGTGATCGCGGTGACCGATCTCGACCGGCTGCTGCCCAACCACGAGGACGTGGCCGCGGCGCTGCTCGGCAGGCGTTCGCCCGCGGGGACCGCGAAGTAA
- a CDS encoding sensor histidine kinase, translating into MHEALFYRDPGQYVAGTVPFVLDGLAAGEPVLVAVPPTGIDLIRGELGPRAADVRFLDMTLGGRNPGRIIPGVLTEFADSHPSPVRIVGEPIWAGRSATEYPACVQHEALINTAFDGRRAAILCPYDTAGLAPDVLKDAERTHPVLLEDGRRAPSERYDDPLRTATDFNVPLPSPPSSARTHHFDASNMTRTRKLVAAHALAAGLDEDKADDLVLAVNELTTNSVVHATGGGELLLWREGATVVCEVRDGGALNDLMIGRLKPPPNTRGGYGVVMVNLLCDLVRIHSDAAGTAIRVHLA; encoded by the coding sequence GTGCACGAAGCCCTGTTCTACCGGGACCCCGGCCAGTACGTGGCGGGCACCGTCCCCTTCGTGCTCGACGGTCTGGCGGCCGGTGAGCCCGTCCTCGTCGCCGTGCCGCCCACCGGGATCGACCTGATCCGCGGCGAGCTGGGCCCGCGCGCGGCGGACGTGCGGTTCCTGGACATGACGCTGGGCGGCCGCAACCCCGGCCGGATCATCCCCGGCGTGCTGACCGAGTTCGCCGACTCGCACCCCTCCCCCGTGCGGATCGTCGGCGAGCCGATCTGGGCGGGCCGCTCGGCCACCGAGTACCCGGCGTGCGTGCAGCACGAGGCGCTGATCAACACCGCGTTCGACGGCAGGCGGGCGGCGATCCTCTGCCCGTACGACACCGCCGGGCTGGCACCCGACGTGCTCAAGGACGCCGAGCGCACGCACCCCGTGCTGCTGGAGGACGGCAGGCGCGCGCCGAGCGAGCGCTACGACGACCCGCTGCGCACGGCCACGGACTTCAACGTCCCGCTGCCCTCCCCGCCGTCGTCGGCGCGGACGCACCACTTCGACGCCTCGAACATGACCCGGACCCGCAAACTGGTCGCCGCCCACGCGCTCGCGGCGGGCCTGGACGAGGACAAGGCGGACGACCTCGTGCTCGCGGTGAACGAGCTGACCACGAACAGCGTCGTGCACGCGACCGGCGGCGGGGAACTGCTGCTGTGGCGCGAGGGCGCGACCGTCGTGTGCGAGGTCCGCGACGGCGGCGCGCTGAACGACCTGATGATCGGTCGGCTCAAGCCGCCGCCGAACACCAGGGGCGGGTACGGCGTCGTGATGGTGAACCTGCTGTGCGACCTCGTGCGCATCCACTCGGACGCGGCCGGGACGGCCATCCGCGTGCACCTCGCCTGA
- a CDS encoding Lrp/AsnC family transcriptional regulator gives MTESLDATDWAILAELQADGRVPLTELGRRVNLGASATTERVKRLEAAGVITGYRAAVDLERVGCAVLAVVRLKHAGSRHEPFHRLIERRAEVLECLRTTGEDCYVLKVAATSMAHLERVVNELSFHGDTNTNIVYSQTLPYRGPRAP, from the coding sequence ATGACCGAGAGTCTCGACGCGACGGACTGGGCGATCCTGGCGGAACTGCAGGCGGACGGTCGTGTTCCGCTGACCGAGCTGGGGCGGCGGGTCAACCTCGGGGCGTCCGCGACGACCGAACGGGTCAAGCGGCTGGAGGCCGCGGGGGTGATCACGGGGTACCGGGCGGCGGTCGACCTGGAGCGGGTCGGGTGCGCGGTGCTGGCGGTCGTGCGGCTCAAGCACGCGGGCAGCAGGCACGAGCCGTTCCACCGGTTGATCGAGCGCCGGGCGGAGGTGCTGGAGTGCCTGCGGACCACTGGGGAGGACTGCTACGTGCTGAAAGTCGCCGCGACGTCCATGGCGCACCTGGAGCGCGTCGTGAACGAGCTGTCGTTCCACGGCGACACGAACACCAACATCGTCTACAGCCAGACGCTCCCCTACCGCGGTCCGCGGGCGCCGTGA
- a CDS encoding STAS domain-containing protein gives MDLQVRSEAHGAWKVVVVSGELDAETVPALADHLERAAPEPLERVVVDLADLSFMDSTGLALMVDWHRRLNEAGGHLRLASLRPAVHKLFRLTDLTAVMSIHDSVGQATAEPA, from the coding sequence ATGGACTTGCAGGTGCGCAGTGAGGCCCACGGGGCCTGGAAGGTCGTCGTGGTGTCCGGTGAACTGGACGCCGAGACGGTCCCGGCCTTGGCGGACCACCTGGAACGAGCCGCCCCGGAACCGCTCGAACGGGTCGTCGTCGACCTCGCCGACCTCTCGTTCATGGACTCCACCGGCCTGGCGCTCATGGTCGACTGGCACCGCAGGCTCAACGAGGCGGGCGGCCACCTCCGGCTGGCCTCGCTGCGCCCCGCGGTCCACAAGTTGTTCCGCCTGACCGACCTCACCGCGGTCATGAGCATCCACGACTCGGTCGGCCAGGCCACCGCGGAACCGGCCTAG
- a CDS encoding nucleoside deaminase, translating into MENDIDENLLKRAVSLARAARSAGDPPFGSLLAAADGTVLVEERNTVLTDSDITAHPELKLARWAARSLDAGTAAATTMYTSCEPCGMCAGAIDRSGLGRVVFALSTAQLVELKPGPGFAGFRSEGPGLVDEARAVVEGYYT; encoded by the coding sequence GTGGAAAACGACATCGACGAGAACCTCCTCAAGCGGGCCGTCTCCCTGGCCCGCGCCGCCCGCTCGGCGGGCGACCCGCCGTTCGGCTCGCTGCTCGCGGCCGCGGACGGCACCGTGCTGGTCGAGGAGCGCAACACCGTGCTCACCGACTCCGACATCACGGCCCACCCGGAGCTGAAGCTGGCCCGGTGGGCGGCCCGGTCGCTGGACGCCGGGACGGCCGCGGCGACCACGATGTACACGAGCTGCGAGCCGTGCGGGATGTGCGCGGGGGCGATCGACCGGTCGGGGCTCGGGCGGGTCGTGTTCGCGCTGTCGACGGCGCAGCTGGTGGAGCTGAAGCCGGGGCCGGGGTTCGCCGGGTTCCGGTCGGAGGGGCCGGGGCTGGTGGACGAGGCGCGGGCCGTGGTGGAGGGGTACTACACCTGA
- a CDS encoding exopolyphosphatase gives MSGRPERVGVLDVGCFSAQLVVVDRARGSLLHPELSHKVRLRMDRALDDRGRISKAGVDELVAAVRQARRLADQAEVTTLVPFATSVIRDAVNGADVMEQVAARAGVGLGVLSGPEEARLSYLAARRWFGWSAGPLVVMDVGGGTVEIAAGEAETPEFARSLPIGARTLTREWLDDVAASPRRLRDLRSHLTKRIEDVLPPEIAGRAVGCSKVFEQLARLAGARPQRDGLSVPRHLTLDDLRACIPRLASRTARQRARLPGISAHRARQSLAGAVVAEALMSTANRDVVEICPWSTREGLLLSLIERHDRAGDRIRVA, from the coding sequence ATGTCCGGAAGGCCCGAGCGGGTCGGAGTGCTCGACGTCGGTTGTTTCAGCGCTCAACTCGTCGTGGTCGACCGGGCACGGGGCTCGCTGCTGCACCCCGAGCTGTCGCACAAGGTGCGCCTCCGGATGGACCGCGCGCTCGACGACCGCGGCCGGATCAGCAAGGCCGGCGTGGACGAGCTGGTGGCCGCGGTGCGGCAGGCCAGGCGGCTGGCCGACCAGGCCGAGGTGACGACGCTGGTGCCGTTCGCGACCTCCGTCATCCGCGACGCCGTGAACGGCGCGGACGTCATGGAGCAGGTGGCCGCCCGCGCGGGCGTCGGGCTCGGCGTGCTGTCCGGGCCGGAGGAGGCGCGGCTGTCCTACCTCGCCGCCCGCCGGTGGTTCGGGTGGTCGGCGGGACCGCTGGTCGTCATGGACGTTGGCGGCGGCACCGTGGAGATCGCGGCGGGCGAGGCGGAGACGCCGGAGTTCGCGCGGTCGCTGCCCATCGGGGCGCGCACGCTCACCAGGGAGTGGCTCGACGACGTCGCCGCGTCCCCGCGCAGGCTGCGCGACCTGCGCTCGCACCTCACCAAGCGGATCGAGGACGTGCTGCCGCCGGAGATCGCGGGCCGCGCGGTCGGCTGCTCCAAGGTGTTCGAGCAGCTCGCCCGGCTGGCGGGCGCGCGCCCCCAGCGCGACGGCCTGTCCGTGCCCCGGCACCTGACGCTCGACGACCTGCGCGCCTGCATCCCGCGGCTGGCCTCGCGGACGGCGCGCCAGCGCGCCCGGCTGCCGGGGATCTCCGCGCACCGCGCCCGCCAGTCGCTCGCGGGCGCGGTCGTCGCCGAGGCGCTCATGTCGACCGCGAACCGCGACGTGGTCGAGATCTGCCCGTGGTCCACCAGGGAGGGTCTGCTGTTGAGCCTGATCGAACGGCACGACCGCGCCGGTGACCGGATCAGGGTCGCGTGA
- a CDS encoding glycosyltransferase family 4 protein — MHDDLVIALTYYAPYVSGLTNFARDVAEGLAARGQRVHVITTRHDPALPSEEVVNGVRVSRAPVLAKLGKGTISPEFTRMVVAASKTAHVLNVHLPMLEAGLVAKGARCPVVLTYHCDVSLPPGLVNSVQGKVIDASSKLAMKHATTVAVTSEDYAQHSRLWPSIAPTMAAIPPPCRPVPEGEPSFRDGDGLHVGFLGRIVEEKGVEFLVDGFRALDDPNARLLIGGEFGNVAGGSVIDRVRDHIDGDPRIKLLGFIPDDKLGDFYASMDVFALPSVNAFEAFGIVQVVGMLAGVPALASNLPGVRIPVRETGFGALVRPGVATDITDRLRDLRDNPPDKVTGAAAAQARYSVPAVLDAYEQLFTKARL; from the coding sequence GTGCACGACGACCTGGTCATCGCGTTGACCTACTACGCGCCCTACGTGTCCGGGCTGACCAACTTCGCCAGGGACGTCGCTGAGGGCCTCGCCGCGCGCGGCCAGCGCGTCCACGTCATCACCACCCGCCACGACCCCGCGCTGCCCTCGGAAGAGGTCGTCAACGGCGTGCGGGTCTCCCGTGCCCCCGTGCTGGCCAAACTCGGCAAGGGCACCATCAGCCCCGAGTTCACCCGCATGGTCGTGGCCGCCTCGAAGACCGCCCACGTCCTCAACGTCCACCTCCCCATGCTGGAGGCGGGCCTGGTCGCGAAGGGGGCCCGCTGCCCCGTCGTGCTCACCTACCACTGCGACGTCAGCCTGCCTCCGGGCCTGGTGAACTCGGTGCAGGGCAAGGTCATCGACGCCTCCAGCAAACTCGCCATGAAGCACGCCACCACCGTCGCCGTCACCAGTGAGGACTACGCCCAGCACAGCCGCCTCTGGCCCTCCATCGCCCCCACCATGGCCGCCATCCCGCCGCCCTGCCGACCGGTCCCCGAGGGCGAACCGTCGTTCCGCGACGGCGACGGCCTGCACGTGGGGTTCCTGGGCCGCATCGTCGAGGAGAAGGGCGTCGAGTTCCTGGTCGACGGCTTCCGCGCGCTGGACGACCCGAACGCGCGACTCCTGATCGGCGGCGAGTTCGGCAACGTCGCGGGCGGCAGCGTCATCGACCGCGTACGCGACCACATCGACGGCGACCCCAGGATCAAGCTCCTCGGCTTCATCCCCGACGACAAGCTGGGCGACTTCTACGCCTCCATGGACGTCTTCGCCCTACCTTCGGTCAACGCCTTCGAAGCCTTCGGCATCGTCCAGGTCGTCGGCATGCTCGCAGGCGTCCCAGCCCTCGCCAGCAACCTCCCCGGCGTCCGCATCCCCGTCCGGGAAACCGGCTTCGGCGCCCTGGTACGCCCCGGCGTGGCCACCGACATCACCGACCGCCTACGCGACCTACGGGACAACCCACCCGACAAGGTCACAGGCGCAGCCGCAGCACAGGCGCGCTACAGCGTCCCGGCAGTCCTGGACGCCTACGAGCAGCTGTTCACCAAGGCCCGCCTCTAA